Proteins encoded in a region of the Streptomyces violaceoruber genome:
- the proP gene encoding glycine betaine/L-proline transporter ProP: protein MSAAPVATPPFRTTPASAVPRAPGAPTATDPALVRRAVKAAALGNAMEWFDFGVYSYIAVTLGKVFFPSGNPTAQLLSTFGAFAAAFLVRPLGGMVFGPLGDRVGRQKVLAVTMIMMAAGTFAIGLIPSYATIGVWAPVLLLAARLVQGFSTGGEYAGASTFIAEYAPDKRRGFLGSWLEFGTLAGYIGGAGLVTLMTALLSDGDLMSWGWRIPFLIAGPMGIVGLYLRMRLEETPAFAAEVAKAETARVKVPLREMVTGQWRALLLCVGLVLVFNVTDYMLLSYMPSYLTSELKYDETHGLLVVLGVMTLMMVVQPFAGALTDRVGRRPVIAAGCAGFLLLSVPALLLIREGSLLAVALGMGALGLLLVCFTASMPSALPALFPTRVRYGSLSIGFNVSVSLFGGTTPLVVTALIGATGDMMMPAYYMMAAAVVGGVAVWFMTESAGRPLPGSAPAVEQRR, encoded by the coding sequence TTGTCGGCCGCCCCCGTCGCCACTCCCCCGTTCCGGACCACCCCCGCATCCGCCGTGCCGCGTGCCCCCGGCGCGCCCACCGCCACCGATCCCGCCCTCGTCCGGCGTGCCGTCAAGGCGGCGGCGCTGGGCAACGCGATGGAGTGGTTCGACTTCGGCGTCTACAGCTACATCGCCGTGACGCTGGGCAAGGTCTTCTTCCCGTCGGGCAACCCGACCGCGCAGCTGCTCTCCACGTTCGGCGCCTTCGCGGCGGCGTTCCTGGTGCGCCCCCTGGGCGGCATGGTCTTCGGCCCGCTCGGGGACCGGGTCGGGCGGCAGAAGGTGCTCGCCGTGACGATGATCATGATGGCGGCGGGCACGTTCGCGATCGGCCTGATCCCGTCGTACGCGACGATCGGTGTCTGGGCGCCGGTGCTGCTGCTGGCCGCCCGGCTGGTGCAGGGGTTCTCCACCGGCGGTGAGTACGCGGGCGCGTCCACCTTCATCGCCGAGTACGCGCCGGACAAGCGGCGCGGGTTCCTCGGCAGCTGGCTGGAGTTCGGCACGCTCGCCGGGTACATCGGCGGCGCCGGTCTGGTGACGCTGATGACGGCTCTGCTGTCGGACGGCGACCTGATGTCGTGGGGCTGGCGCATCCCGTTCCTGATCGCGGGCCCCATGGGCATCGTCGGCCTGTACCTGCGGATGCGGCTGGAGGAGACCCCGGCGTTCGCGGCCGAGGTGGCGAAGGCGGAGACGGCGCGGGTGAAGGTGCCGCTGCGCGAGATGGTCACAGGTCAGTGGCGGGCGCTGCTGCTCTGCGTCGGCCTGGTGCTGGTCTTCAACGTCACCGACTACATGCTGCTGTCGTACATGCCGAGCTATCTGACCAGCGAACTGAAGTACGACGAGACGCACGGGCTGCTCGTGGTGCTGGGCGTGATGACGCTGATGATGGTCGTCCAGCCGTTCGCGGGCGCGCTGACCGACCGGGTCGGGCGGCGGCCGGTGATCGCGGCGGGCTGCGCGGGCTTCCTGCTGCTGTCCGTCCCGGCGCTGCTGCTGATCCGCGAGGGCAGCCTGCTCGCGGTGGCCCTGGGCATGGGTGCGCTGGGCCTGCTGCTGGTCTGCTTCACGGCGTCCATGCCGTCGGCGCTGCCGGCGCTGTTCCCGACGCGGGTGCGGTACGGCTCGCTGTCGATCGGCTTCAACGTCTCGGTGTCGCTGTTCGGCGGGACGACGCCGCTGGTGGTGACGGCGCTGATCGGGGCGACGGGCGACATGATGATGCCCGCGTACTACATGATGGCCGCGGCCGTGGTCGGCGGCGTGGCGGTGTGGTTCATGACGGAGTCGGCGGGCCGCCCGCTGCCGGGCTCGGCACCGGCGGTGGAGCAACGGCGCTGA
- a CDS encoding bifunctional glycosyltransferase 87/phosphatase PAP2 family protein produces the protein MANAEHSGRPAESFGASAADVTRARWRVARLGLWLIAAVLAVRQVAAVLGTPRGERLTDLETWVGEHGVLHVEGSLYDSTQFTGTPFVGLVLKPFTRAAEQALGWGWTFGSLLLVVALGLVAARALPQPVGRRTALLAAPVAISLLMLSLPVRNAFWLGQTSIIPVLLVLLGCFAVRGAQGDRAGGVLIGVAAAFQPTVLLFVPLLWFTDRRRAAVSTGITFAACTAVAWAAMAQDSYTYWVHHMAGVGLGGEADDLANQSLHGVLLRLGLNGPLEIALFLLLGAAVAVLALRRAVRYARDGQLLLAVAVTGCAAVAVSPATWQHQLLWVLPAVVGRVGRRASDRYVWPVAVVLVMTLPAKMMLPDMSALYPLRDNVVLLAALAAAVAVPFLPRTSPYFDTPVPTAYAPPVPTRFKHVPLLPFLRRVLTRPNLLLELLLIRVTYAAYSQVRLAATGGSNSAGRARAEEHGTQIHDIERFLHIDIEHAINHAVVEVGWLRDFFDFYYTSFHFVVPLAVLGVLYWRRPVDYRWARASLGFATLLALVGFWLYPLAPPRLMPGLGIIDTVHGVQDFSKPDYGTLTHLTNQYAAMPSLHFGWSLWCGVAIAIIAPRMWMKALGLLHPLFTVSAIVATGNHWVLDAVGGAAVVAAGFGLTYWFQGPRARTAAAKEVAAPAPGVSSDPPAPAKDRTGS, from the coding sequence GTGGCGAATGCGGAGCACAGTGGGCGACCGGCGGAGTCCTTCGGAGCCTCGGCCGCCGACGTGACCAGAGCACGATGGCGCGTCGCACGCCTCGGCCTGTGGCTGATCGCCGCCGTGCTGGCCGTACGACAGGTGGCCGCGGTCCTCGGCACCCCGCGCGGGGAACGCCTGACGGACCTGGAGACCTGGGTCGGCGAGCACGGCGTCCTGCACGTGGAGGGGTCCCTCTACGACTCCACCCAGTTCACCGGGACGCCGTTCGTCGGTCTCGTCCTCAAACCCTTCACCCGCGCCGCCGAGCAGGCCCTCGGCTGGGGCTGGACCTTCGGCTCGCTGCTGCTGGTCGTCGCCCTCGGCCTGGTCGCCGCCCGCGCCCTGCCCCAGCCGGTCGGACGCCGTACGGCGCTGCTGGCGGCGCCGGTCGCCATCAGCCTGCTGATGCTGTCGCTCCCGGTGCGCAACGCGTTCTGGCTCGGCCAGACCAGCATCATCCCGGTCCTCCTCGTCCTGCTCGGCTGCTTCGCCGTACGCGGGGCCCAGGGCGACCGGGCGGGCGGCGTGCTGATCGGTGTCGCCGCCGCCTTCCAGCCGACCGTTCTCCTCTTCGTCCCGCTGCTGTGGTTCACCGACCGCAGACGCGCCGCCGTGTCGACCGGGATCACGTTCGCCGCCTGCACGGCCGTCGCCTGGGCGGCCATGGCCCAGGACTCCTACACGTACTGGGTGCACCACATGGCGGGCGTCGGCCTGGGCGGCGAGGCCGACGACCTCGCCAACCAGTCGCTGCACGGCGTGCTCCTCCGCCTCGGCCTGAACGGCCCGCTGGAGATCGCCCTCTTCCTCCTGCTCGGCGCCGCCGTCGCCGTCCTCGCGCTGCGCCGCGCCGTGCGCTACGCCCGCGACGGCCAGCTGCTGCTCGCCGTCGCCGTCACCGGCTGCGCGGCCGTGGCCGTGTCCCCGGCCACCTGGCAGCACCAGCTGCTGTGGGTGCTGCCCGCGGTCGTCGGCCGGGTCGGCAGGCGGGCCTCGGACCGGTACGTGTGGCCGGTCGCCGTCGTCCTGGTGATGACGCTGCCCGCGAAGATGATGCTGCCGGACATGTCGGCCCTGTACCCGCTGCGGGACAACGTCGTCCTGCTCGCCGCGCTGGCCGCCGCCGTCGCCGTGCCCTTCCTGCCGCGCACGTCGCCCTACTTCGACACCCCGGTCCCCACGGCCTACGCGCCCCCCGTCCCGACCCGGTTCAAGCACGTCCCGCTGCTGCCGTTCCTGCGCCGGGTCCTCACCCGCCCCAACCTCCTCCTGGAACTGCTCCTCATCCGGGTCACCTACGCCGCCTACTCCCAGGTCCGCCTCGCGGCGACCGGCGGCAGCAACTCGGCCGGCCGGGCGCGCGCCGAGGAGCACGGCACGCAGATCCACGACATCGAGCGGTTCCTGCACATCGACATCGAGCACGCGATCAACCACGCGGTGGTCGAGGTCGGCTGGCTGCGGGACTTCTTCGACTTCTACTACACGTCGTTCCACTTCGTCGTCCCGCTGGCCGTCCTCGGCGTCCTGTACTGGCGCCGGCCCGTCGACTACCGCTGGGCCCGTGCCTCCCTGGGCTTCGCCACCCTGCTGGCCCTGGTCGGCTTCTGGCTCTACCCGCTGGCCCCGCCGCGGCTGATGCCAGGGCTCGGGATCATCGACACCGTGCACGGCGTGCAGGACTTCTCCAAGCCGGACTACGGCACGCTGACGCACCTCACCAACCAGTACGCGGCGATGCCGTCACTGCACTTCGGCTGGTCCCTGTGGTGCGGCGTGGCGATCGCGATCATCGCGCCGAGGATGTGGATGAAGGCCCTGGGCCTGCTCCACCCGCTCTTCACCGTCTCGGCGATCGTGGCGACCGGAAACCACTGGGTCCTGGACGCGGTGGGCGGCGCGGCGGTGGTCGCGGCGGGCTTCGGTCTGACGTACTGGTTCCAGGGCCCGCGGGCCCGGACGGCGGCGGCGAAGGAGGTCGCGGCGCCCGCGCCCGGCGTCAGCAGCGATCCCCCGGCCCCGGCGAAGGACCGTACCGGGAGCTGA
- a CDS encoding O-methyltransferase, protein MSESQVWDDVDAYFVTHLAPDDDALAAARRESDAAGLPPVNVAANQGKLLQLLAQIQGARTILEIGTLGGYSTIWLARALPAEGRLVTLEYSARHAEVATRNIARAGLDALVDVRVGPALESLPKLADENPPPFDLVFIDADKGNNPHYLEWALRLTSTGSLIVIDNVVRGGRVADAGDTGDDVRGTRAAIELIGSHPRLSGTALQTVGTKGYDGFALARVLA, encoded by the coding sequence ATGAGCGAGTCGCAGGTCTGGGACGACGTCGACGCCTACTTCGTCACCCACCTCGCACCGGACGACGACGCCCTGGCGGCCGCCCGCCGGGAGAGCGACGCCGCCGGGCTGCCCCCGGTGAACGTCGCCGCCAACCAGGGCAAGCTCCTCCAGCTCCTCGCCCAGATCCAGGGCGCCCGCACCATCCTGGAGATCGGCACCCTGGGCGGCTACAGCACCATCTGGCTGGCCCGCGCCCTGCCCGCCGAGGGCCGCCTGGTCACGCTGGAGTACAGCGCCCGGCACGCGGAGGTCGCCACCCGCAACATCGCCCGCGCCGGACTCGACGCGCTCGTCGACGTACGGGTGGGTCCCGCGCTGGAGTCCCTGCCGAAGCTCGCCGACGAGAACCCGCCGCCCTTCGACCTGGTCTTCATCGACGCCGACAAGGGCAACAACCCGCACTACCTCGAGTGGGCCCTGAGACTCACCAGCACCGGCAGCCTGATCGTCATCGACAACGTGGTCCGCGGCGGCCGGGTGGCCGACGCCGGCGACACCGGCGACGACGTACGCGGCACCCGCGCCGCCATCGAGCTGATCGGCAGCCACCCCCGGCTCAGCGGCACCGCCCTCCAGACGGTCGGAACCAAGGGGTACGACGGGTTCGCGCTGGCGCGTGTGCTGGCCTGA
- a CDS encoding cysteine hydrolase family protein, which translates to MPRTTLRRLSGLDDTPAKLADSTLVLVDYQNTYTTGVMELDGWQAALDAGARLLARARREGARVVHVVHDGGEGSPYDLGAEIGQIHPSVAPVDGEPVVTKKAPDSFFGTDLGEHVDAAGNNDLVVVGFMTHMCVAFTAQGAFLRGNRPTVVADACATRALPVADTELDARQVHYGALATVADMYGVVVPSQESLT; encoded by the coding sequence ATGCCCAGAACCACGCTGCGCCGCCTCAGCGGGCTCGACGACACCCCCGCGAAGCTCGCCGACTCCACGCTGGTCCTCGTCGACTACCAGAACACCTACACGACCGGCGTGATGGAACTCGACGGCTGGCAGGCCGCGCTGGACGCGGGCGCCCGGCTGCTGGCCCGCGCCCGCCGGGAGGGTGCCAGGGTCGTCCACGTCGTCCACGACGGCGGCGAGGGCAGCCCGTACGACCTCGGGGCCGAGATCGGGCAGATCCACCCGAGCGTCGCCCCGGTCGACGGCGAACCCGTCGTCACCAAGAAGGCGCCGGACTCCTTCTTCGGCACCGACCTGGGCGAGCACGTCGACGCGGCAGGCAACAACGACCTCGTCGTCGTCGGCTTCATGACCCACATGTGCGTGGCCTTCACCGCCCAGGGCGCCTTCCTGCGCGGCAACCGCCCCACGGTCGTCGCCGACGCCTGCGCCACCCGCGCCCTGCCGGTCGCGGACACCGAACTCGACGCCCGCCAGGTGCACTACGGCGCCCTCGCCACTGTCGCCGACATGTACGGGGTCGTCGTGCCGTCGCAGGAGTCCCTGACCTAG
- a CDS encoding M15 family metallopeptidase: protein MTEIVLMSDPKVAAVPVQECGERLVDVLRDSPLLVDRRKWQDSAGAFAHLREGVLARLLEAQAQLPPGLRLLFVEGYRPPALQRRYFDEYATRLRTENPEWSPDRIRSAASRYVSPPEIAPHSAGAAVDLTLADLDGRELDLGTRMNATPEESAGACYTHADSISDEARSHRAVLGTALTAAGLVNYPTEWWHWSYGDRYWALATGAGAACYGPAELG, encoded by the coding sequence ATGACCGAGATCGTTCTGATGTCCGACCCGAAGGTCGCCGCCGTGCCCGTCCAGGAGTGCGGCGAACGACTCGTCGACGTTCTGCGGGACAGCCCGCTGCTGGTCGACCGGCGCAAGTGGCAGGACTCCGCGGGCGCCTTCGCCCACCTGCGGGAAGGCGTGCTCGCCCGGCTCCTCGAAGCCCAGGCGCAACTGCCGCCGGGACTGCGGCTGCTCTTCGTCGAGGGATACCGCCCACCCGCCCTCCAACGCCGCTACTTCGACGAGTACGCGACCCGGCTGCGCACCGAAAACCCCGAGTGGTCCCCCGACCGGATCCGCTCGGCGGCCAGCCGTTACGTCTCCCCGCCAGAGATAGCCCCCCACAGCGCGGGCGCCGCCGTCGACTTGACGCTCGCGGACCTCGACGGCCGCGAACTCGACCTGGGCACGCGCATGAACGCGACCCCGGAGGAGAGTGCGGGCGCCTGCTACACGCACGCCGACAGCATCAGCGACGAGGCCCGCTCCCACCGTGCCGTGCTGGGCACCGCACTCACCGCGGCGGGCCTGGTCAACTACCCGACGGAGTGGTGGCACTGGTCGTACGGAGACCGCTACTGGGCCCTGGCGACGGGCGCGGGCGCCGCGTGCTACGGCCCCGCGGAACTGGGCTGA
- a CDS encoding PIN domain-containing protein, whose amino-acid sequence MILHHLVLDAPTLVALSGNRQVSALIHRANFETETRLWVPALSVLEAERELLGITEHVGQLDVMHTVDLDCPAVLAVAQLSRDGVPPGIGAAIHAARHLPEWGADALIATVAPKSYEGRGLPVLDLNR is encoded by the coding sequence GTGATCCTGCACCACCTCGTTCTCGACGCGCCCACGCTCGTGGCGCTGTCGGGCAATCGGCAGGTGTCCGCTCTCATCCACCGCGCGAACTTCGAGACGGAGACCCGTTTGTGGGTGCCGGCCCTTTCCGTGCTGGAGGCGGAGCGTGAGCTTCTCGGCATCACGGAGCACGTGGGGCAGCTGGACGTGATGCACACCGTCGACCTCGACTGTCCGGCCGTGCTTGCGGTGGCACAGCTGAGCCGCGACGGAGTGCCGCCAGGGATCGGCGCGGCGATCCATGCGGCCCGTCACCTGCCCGAGTGGGGCGCGGACGCGCTGATCGCCACAGTGGCCCCGAAGTCGTACGAGGGGCGGGGCCTGCCCGTGCTGGACCTGAACCGCTGA
- a CDS encoding DUF397 domain-containing protein — MRNRPALEPHRLAALRPRHAAVAVRDSRTPSGRGLTLTPAAFTAFVGWATATAG; from the coding sequence GTGCGGAACCGCCCCGCACTCGAACCACACCGTCTTGCCGCCCTTCGGCCCCGCCACGCCGCCGTCGCCGTCCGCGACTCCAGAACCCCGTCGGGCCGGGGACTCACCCTGACCCCCGCCGCCTTCACCGCCTTCGTCGGCTGGGCGACCGCCACCGCCGGGTAA
- a CDS encoding GNAT family N-acetyltransferase — protein MMVRLAEERDFPGFLGLAGQVEHWFGPMVEDAGFHDAVREHIRRGAALVAVAPDPDTDAGPGAGTGTELLGGLLFGTDTDADAPVHHVHWLVVSRQARAGGVGRALMRDAMRRWVREPAGIEVVTFGADHPGATESGARAFYERLGFTPAEVVAPGPEGGSRQLFRRGAQVRPTRGEHVTTYTGGPA, from the coding sequence ATGATGGTCAGACTCGCCGAGGAGCGAGACTTCCCCGGCTTCCTGGGCCTGGCGGGCCAGGTGGAGCACTGGTTCGGCCCGATGGTCGAGGACGCCGGATTCCACGACGCGGTGCGCGAGCACATCCGCCGGGGCGCGGCCCTGGTCGCCGTCGCCCCGGACCCGGACACCGACGCCGGCCCGGGTGCGGGTACGGGCACGGAGCTGCTCGGTGGGCTCCTGTTCGGCACGGACACGGACGCGGACGCGCCGGTCCACCACGTCCACTGGCTGGTCGTGTCCCGGCAGGCCCGCGCGGGCGGCGTCGGCCGTGCGCTGATGCGGGACGCGATGCGCAGGTGGGTGCGGGAACCGGCCGGCATCGAGGTGGTCACCTTCGGCGCCGACCACCCCGGCGCCACCGAGAGCGGCGCCCGCGCCTTCTACGAGCGCCTCGGCTTCACCCCCGCCGAAGTCGTCGCCCCCGGCCCGGAGGGCGGCTCCCGCCAGCTCTTCCGTCGCGGGGCACAGGTCCGGCCCACACGCGGGGAACACGTCACGACGTACACGGGAGGCCCCGCATGA
- a CDS encoding alpha/beta fold hydrolase produces the protein MNISLVQGLPALRAGSPAAARTALVLHGGGGPRTVAPLVGHLAATMHAFAPTHPGWEGTTRPDSIASVPQLAAAYLARLREIGGRDVVLIGSSIGGWVALEMAVQAAADDRCAGVIGGVVVIDGVGAVVDGEPVADFFALDARGLAEAAWHHPERGYVDPARLTDEQRAIQQANGRTIAAVAGRSMSDPTLLGRLDTVDVPALVVWGESDRIVTPVYGRAVARAIPGARFVEVPEAGHLPHLEAPDATWAAMEPFLAKL, from the coding sequence ATGAACATCTCTCTCGTCCAGGGCCTTCCCGCCCTCCGGGCCGGCTCCCCCGCAGCAGCACGCACGGCACTCGTACTGCACGGCGGCGGCGGACCCCGGACCGTCGCGCCCCTCGTGGGGCATCTCGCGGCCACGATGCACGCGTTCGCGCCCACGCATCCCGGCTGGGAGGGCACGACGCGCCCCGACTCCATCGCCTCGGTCCCTCAGCTCGCGGCCGCCTATCTCGCGCGCCTGCGCGAGATAGGCGGCCGAGACGTCGTGCTGATCGGATCCTCGATCGGCGGGTGGGTGGCTCTCGAGATGGCCGTGCAGGCCGCCGCCGACGACCGTTGTGCGGGAGTGATCGGGGGCGTGGTCGTCATCGACGGCGTCGGCGCGGTGGTGGACGGCGAACCCGTCGCGGACTTCTTCGCCCTGGACGCCCGTGGACTCGCCGAGGCCGCCTGGCACCACCCGGAGCGCGGTTACGTCGACCCCGCCCGCCTCACCGACGAGCAGCGCGCGATCCAGCAGGCGAACGGCCGCACCATCGCCGCCGTCGCGGGCCGGAGCATGAGCGATCCGACGCTGCTCGGCCGGCTCGACACGGTGGACGTCCCGGCACTCGTGGTGTGGGGCGAGAGCGACCGCATCGTCACGCCTGTCTACGGGCGAGCCGTCGCACGCGCCATACCCGGCGCGCGGTTCGTCGAGGTCCCGGAAGCCGGGCACCTCCCGCACCTCGAAGCCCCGGACGCGACCTGGGCGGCGATGGAACCTTTCCTCGCAAAGCTCTAG
- a CDS encoding FHA domain-containing protein: MLELTMAAVTAADAGATAGMQMADAPSEPDAVLRVGRDKSVCRLSTPDDWLFVSRVHLEFRCGADGTWRLSWLRGSQADPSSEVRLTIGEHRQALPYGGTVPLPRGGSGEVVVQDRAEPRSVNVGFYHEV, from the coding sequence GTGCTCGAACTCACCATGGCCGCCGTCACCGCGGCGGACGCGGGCGCCACGGCCGGCATGCAGATGGCCGACGCGCCCAGCGAGCCGGACGCGGTGCTGCGGGTGGGCAGGGACAAGTCCGTGTGCCGGCTGTCGACGCCGGACGACTGGCTGTTCGTCTCCCGGGTCCATCTCGAGTTCCGCTGCGGAGCCGACGGCACCTGGCGGCTGAGCTGGCTGCGCGGCTCCCAGGCGGACCCCTCCAGCGAGGTCCGGCTGACCATCGGCGAACACCGGCAGGCTCTGCCGTACGGCGGCACCGTGCCGCTGCCCCGGGGCGGCAGCGGCGAGGTGGTGGTGCAGGACCGCGCCGAGCCGCGCAGCGTCAACGTCGGCTTCTACCACGAGGTGTAG
- a CDS encoding GlxA family transcriptional regulator, with translation MNSVGRLIVVVLFEGVDLLDVTGPPEVFSLARRETEDAAGYEVVLAAVTMDPVTTAAGVRVLPDATFEHLSARRIDTLIVPGAVEIDGRRRVRAVTDPVVVEWVRRLAARTRRVTSVCVGAHVLAAAGLLDGKRATTHWSTARQLADEHPAVEVDADPIFIREGDVWTGAGISSCLDLSLALVADDLGEAVALRVARQLVMYLKRPSGQSQFSVPLEQVSTTRRVEDLRHHILGNIAAPLTVADLAAHAHVSDRQLTRIFKTELGTTPYAYVESARVEAARQQLESTDATLERVASACGFGTVDTLVRAFRRRLDTTPTEYRRRFRTGAA, from the coding sequence GTGAACTCCGTCGGACGACTGATCGTCGTCGTGCTCTTCGAGGGCGTCGACCTGCTCGATGTCACCGGGCCGCCGGAGGTGTTCTCCCTCGCCCGGCGCGAGACGGAGGACGCGGCGGGCTACGAGGTGGTCCTCGCCGCCGTGACCATGGACCCGGTGACCACCGCCGCCGGAGTCCGCGTCCTGCCGGACGCCACCTTCGAGCACCTGTCCGCGCGGCGCATCGACACCCTGATCGTGCCCGGCGCGGTCGAGATCGACGGCCGGCGCCGGGTCCGGGCGGTCACCGACCCCGTCGTGGTCGAGTGGGTGCGGCGCCTCGCGGCACGCACCCGGCGGGTCACGTCCGTCTGCGTCGGGGCGCACGTCCTGGCCGCCGCCGGGCTGCTCGACGGCAAGCGCGCCACCACGCACTGGTCGACCGCGCGGCAGCTCGCCGACGAGCATCCGGCGGTCGAGGTCGACGCCGACCCGATCTTCATCCGCGAGGGCGACGTGTGGACCGGCGCGGGCATCAGCTCCTGCCTGGACCTCTCCCTCGCCCTCGTCGCCGACGATCTCGGCGAGGCGGTGGCGCTCCGGGTGGCCCGGCAGCTCGTGATGTACCTGAAGCGGCCGAGCGGGCAGAGCCAGTTCAGCGTGCCGCTGGAGCAGGTCTCCACGACCCGGCGCGTCGAGGACCTCCGCCACCACATCCTGGGCAACATCGCCGCACCGCTCACCGTCGCCGACCTCGCGGCCCACGCCCACGTCAGCGACCGGCAGCTCACCCGCATCTTCAAGACCGAACTCGGCACGACCCCGTACGCCTACGTCGAGTCGGCGCGCGTGGAGGCGGCACGCCAGCAGCTGGAATCCACCGACGCGACCCTGGAACGCGTCGCGTCGGCCTGCGGTTTCGGCACCGTCGACACCCTGGTCAGAGCCTTCCGCCGCAGACTCGACACGACCCCGACCGAGTACCGGCGCCGCTTCCGGACGGGCGCGGCCTGA
- a CDS encoding MarR family winged helix-turn-helix transcriptional regulator yields MATDLEVLGQAIKRAQYRNHRAMDAALRETGVSLVQWDALRAIERMPGASGHELAVATFQSDQAFGTLANRLVERGLITRSAGRGRRLDHALTESGRAALAEGRQLATGVLRDLFAPLGEEQRAQLLRALRDLTEGP; encoded by the coding sequence ATGGCGACCGACCTGGAAGTCCTCGGGCAGGCGATCAAACGTGCGCAGTACCGCAACCACCGCGCGATGGACGCCGCACTGCGCGAGACCGGGGTCAGCCTCGTTCAGTGGGACGCACTGCGCGCCATCGAGCGGATGCCCGGAGCCTCCGGGCACGAACTGGCCGTCGCGACGTTCCAGAGCGACCAGGCGTTCGGCACCCTCGCGAACCGGCTCGTGGAGCGCGGGCTCATCACCCGGTCCGCAGGCCGTGGGCGACGCCTCGATCACGCGCTCACCGAGTCCGGGCGGGCGGCACTCGCGGAAGGGCGGCAGTTGGCGACCGGCGTCCTGCGGGACCTCTTCGCACCTCTCGGCGAGGAGCAGCGGGCGCAACTGCTGCGCGCGCTCCGGGACCTGACCGAGGGCCCCTAG